A single genomic interval of Bradyrhizobium japonicum USDA 6 harbors:
- a CDS encoding 50S ribosomal protein L25/general stress protein Ctc yields MATVKELKATARPKSGKGAARAERRAGRVPGVIYGNNQPPVTISIEDRELRQRILAGRFLTTLVDIDLEGKKHRVIPRDYHLDPVKDFPIHVDFMRLGEGATIRISVPLHVVKAESSPGVKRGGTVNIVAHAIELECGVESIPQYIEADVGTLEIGHSLHLSDVKLPAGVKALTREDATLVTIVPPSGYAEEQKAAAAAAAPGAAAAAPTAGAAAPAAGAAAPAAAAKAPAGGDKKK; encoded by the coding sequence ATGGCGACCGTCAAGGAATTGAAGGCGACCGCACGTCCGAAGAGCGGCAAGGGGGCCGCCCGGGCAGAGCGTCGCGCCGGGAGAGTGCCCGGAGTGATCTATGGCAACAACCAGCCCCCGGTAACGATCTCGATTGAAGATCGCGAACTGCGCCAGCGCATCCTTGCCGGCCGGTTCCTGACCACGCTGGTCGACATCGACCTCGAGGGCAAGAAGCACCGCGTGATTCCGCGCGACTACCACCTCGATCCGGTCAAGGATTTCCCGATCCACGTCGACTTCATGCGGCTCGGCGAAGGCGCCACCATCCGCATCAGCGTTCCCTTGCACGTCGTGAAGGCGGAATCGTCCCCGGGCGTGAAGCGCGGCGGCACCGTCAACATCGTCGCCCACGCGATCGAGCTCGAATGCGGCGTCGAGAGCATCCCGCAGTACATCGAGGCCGACGTCGGCACGCTTGAAATCGGTCACTCGCTCCATCTGTCGGACGTCAAGCTGCCGGCCGGCGTGAAGGCGCTGACCCGTGAGGACGCGACCCTCGTCACCATCGTGCCGCCGTCCGGCTACGCCGAAGAGCAGAAGGCCGCGGCTGCGGCTGCAGCTCCGGGCGCTGCTGCGGCTGCTCCGACGGCTGGCGCTGCGGCTCCGGCTGCGGGTGCTGCTGCTCCGGCTGCGGCTGCCAAGGCTCCCGCCGGCGGCGACAAGAAGAAGTAA
- a CDS encoding MaoC family dehydratase has translation MPFFEEIEIGHRREIGAYTFTAESIKTFAAKFDPQRFHLDEEEGKNSLFGGLAASGWHVGSACMSLLVADGQRLAREAASRGEEVAVWGPSPGFRDLRWIRPVLAGDTVAYANEVIDKRSSASRPGWGILTARTTGTNQRGEEVYSITASAFVPMRKSG, from the coding sequence ATGCCCTTCTTCGAGGAGATCGAGATCGGCCACCGCCGCGAGATCGGCGCCTATACGTTCACCGCGGAGTCCATCAAGACTTTCGCCGCAAAGTTCGATCCGCAGCGCTTCCACCTCGACGAGGAGGAAGGCAAGAACTCGCTGTTCGGCGGCCTTGCGGCCTCGGGCTGGCATGTCGGCTCGGCCTGCATGAGCCTGCTTGTCGCCGACGGCCAGCGTCTGGCGCGTGAGGCCGCTTCGCGCGGCGAGGAGGTCGCGGTGTGGGGGCCGTCGCCGGGCTTTCGCGACCTGCGCTGGATCAGGCCGGTGCTCGCCGGCGACACCGTCGCCTACGCCAACGAAGTCATCGACAAGCGCAGCTCCGCCTCGCGCCCCGGCTGGGGCATTCTGACGGCCCGCACCACCGGCACCAACCAGCGCGGCGAGGAGGTCTATTCCATCACCGCCAGCGCCTTCGTGCCGATGCGGAAAAGCGGTTAG
- a CDS encoding MaoC family dehydratase codes for MTLTFEDFPPGRFGTFGPRHVTRDEILAFAAEFDPQPMHLDEEAAARSMLRGLSGSGWHLCSLMMRMMADGFITRAASLGSPGVDEVRWLSPLRPGDDLMLDVDVLEARTSKSRSELGIVKFKCTVRNARGEALCEMTSPILIKRREGAV; via the coding sequence ATGACCCTGACCTTCGAAGATTTCCCGCCCGGCCGGTTCGGAACATTCGGCCCGCGCCATGTCACCCGCGACGAGATTTTGGCTTTTGCAGCCGAGTTCGATCCGCAACCGATGCACCTCGATGAGGAGGCCGCGGCCAGGAGCATGCTGCGCGGCCTGTCCGGCTCGGGCTGGCATCTCTGCTCGCTGATGATGCGGATGATGGCCGATGGCTTCATCACACGCGCCGCTTCGCTCGGCTCGCCCGGCGTCGACGAGGTGCGCTGGCTGTCCCCCTTGCGGCCCGGCGACGATCTCATGCTCGACGTCGACGTGCTGGAGGCGCGCACCTCGAAGAGCCGGTCGGAGCTCGGCATCGTCAAGTTCAAATGCACGGTGCGCAACGCCAGGGGCGAAGCGCTGTGCGAGATGACCTCGCCGATCCTGATCAAGCGCCGCGAGGGAGCAGTCTGA
- a CDS encoding nuclear transport factor 2 family protein — MTEHSLWRFSRALHRAVNDRDFSDIESLIDEDVEWAIYGPIDMFPFLGARQGRDAVLDVIGQLADNFRVRRFDRESIMLGVDSAASMLRYSLTALDSDKPISLRVAQFAQFRAGKLISMRVLVDTFDLVEQALGRAIHLPKMTRAG; from the coding sequence ATGACAGAGCACAGCCTCTGGCGTTTCTCGCGCGCGTTGCACCGCGCGGTGAACGACCGGGATTTCAGTGACATCGAGTCCCTGATCGACGAGGACGTCGAGTGGGCGATCTACGGTCCGATCGACATGTTTCCGTTCCTCGGCGCGCGCCAGGGCCGGGACGCCGTGCTCGACGTCATCGGCCAGCTCGCCGACAATTTCCGCGTCCGCCGCTTCGACCGCGAGAGCATCATGCTCGGCGTGGATTCCGCGGCCTCGATGCTGCGCTATTCGCTGACTGCGCTCGACTCCGACAAGCCGATCAGCTTGCGGGTCGCGCAGTTCGCCCAGTTCAGGGCGGGCAAGCTGATCAGCATGCGCGTGCTGGTCGACACCTTCGATCTGGTTGAACAGGCACTCGGCCGCGCCATTCATCTGCCGAAGATGACCCGGGCCGGCTGA
- the pgeF gene encoding peptidoglycan editing factor PgeF — translation MTLASSLLSAVPGLRHAFFTRDGGVSGGIYSALNGGLGSNDDPAHVAENRRRMAEHVGVAPERFISLHQIHSPDVLVAEAPWPSGPRPKGDALVTKTPGIALGVSTADCGPVLFVDPNARVIGGAHAGWKGALTGVLEQTISAMEKLGATRGGIIAAIGPLIRQDSYEVGNEFVARFIEADADNAVFFIPSVRAGHAMFDLAGFIRKRLEAAGILMIDDLGLDTYADERFFSYRRSVHRKEPDYGRHIHAIALEG, via the coding sequence ATGACGCTTGCTTCGTCGCTGCTCTCGGCCGTGCCCGGCCTGCGCCACGCCTTCTTCACCCGCGACGGCGGCGTCTCGGGCGGGATTTATTCGGCGCTCAATGGCGGGCTCGGCTCCAACGACGATCCGGCGCATGTCGCGGAGAACCGCCGCCGCATGGCCGAGCATGTCGGCGTCGCCCCGGAGCGCTTCATCAGCCTGCACCAGATCCATTCGCCCGATGTCCTCGTTGCCGAAGCGCCGTGGCCGAGCGGACCGCGGCCGAAGGGCGATGCGCTGGTCACGAAAACACCCGGCATTGCGCTCGGCGTCTCCACCGCCGATTGCGGGCCGGTGCTGTTCGTCGATCCCAACGCGCGCGTGATCGGCGGCGCCCATGCCGGCTGGAAGGGCGCGCTGACCGGCGTGCTGGAACAGACGATCTCGGCGATGGAGAAGCTCGGCGCCACGCGCGGCGGCATCATCGCCGCGATCGGCCCCTTGATCCGCCAGGACAGCTACGAGGTCGGCAACGAGTTCGTGGCGCGCTTCATCGAGGCGGACGCGGACAACGCCGTGTTCTTCATCCCGTCGGTGCGCGCCGGACACGCGATGTTCGACCTCGCCGGCTTCATCCGGAAGCGGCTCGAAGCCGCCGGCATCCTGATGATCGACGATCTTGGCCTGGATACTTACGCCGACGAGCGCTTCTTCAGCTATCGCCGCTCGGTGCATCGCAAGGAGCCGGATTACGGCCGCCACATTCACGCGATCGCGCTCGAGGGGTAA
- the lgt gene encoding prolipoprotein diacylglyceryl transferase, with protein MPFLLIDFPAFKPIAIEIGPFAIRWYALAYICGIVFGWLYARSLLKKERLWSGPAPMSLVQIDDFILWVTLGIILGGRTGYVLFYNLPFFIDHPAAIFKLWEGGMSFHGGFLGCVVAVMWFAYRNRISILSLGDITTAVAPVGLLLGRIANFINGELWGRATDPSLPWAMIFPNDPTQLPRHPSQLYEAGMEGILLFTVLAVMIRFGALKRPGMILGAFILIYGLTRIAGEHFREPDVQLGFLWGGLTMGMLLSIPMLIVGLMLIVLAIRRGAPKPAGAIS; from the coding sequence ATGCCCTTTCTGCTCATCGACTTTCCCGCCTTCAAGCCGATCGCGATCGAGATCGGTCCGTTCGCGATCCGCTGGTATGCGCTGGCCTATATCTGCGGCATCGTGTTCGGCTGGCTCTATGCGCGCTCGCTGCTGAAGAAAGAGCGGCTGTGGAGCGGCCCCGCGCCGATGTCGCTGGTGCAGATCGACGACTTCATCCTGTGGGTGACGCTCGGCATCATTCTCGGCGGCCGCACCGGCTACGTGCTGTTCTACAATCTGCCCTTCTTCATCGATCACCCCGCCGCGATCTTCAAATTGTGGGAGGGCGGCATGTCCTTCCATGGCGGCTTCCTCGGCTGCGTCGTCGCGGTGATGTGGTTTGCCTATCGCAACCGCATCTCGATCCTGTCGCTGGGCGACATCACCACGGCAGTCGCCCCGGTCGGGCTGCTGCTCGGGCGCATTGCCAATTTCATCAATGGCGAATTGTGGGGCCGCGCGACCGACCCCAGCCTGCCCTGGGCGATGATCTTCCCCAACGATCCGACGCAGCTGCCGCGCCATCCGAGCCAGCTCTATGAGGCCGGAATGGAGGGCATCCTGCTGTTCACCGTGCTCGCGGTGATGATCCGTTTCGGCGCCCTGAAGCGGCCTGGCATGATCCTCGGTGCCTTCATCCTGATCTATGGCCTGACCCGCATCGCCGGCGAGCATTTTCGCGAGCCGGACGTCCAGCTCGGCTTCCTCTGGGGCGGATTAACCATGGGCATGCTGTTGTCGATCCCGATGCTTATTGTAGGCCTCATGCTTATTGTATTGGCTATCAGGCGCGGCGCGCCGAAGCCCGCCGGGGCCATCAGTTAA
- the ychF gene encoding redox-regulated ATPase YchF, translated as MGFKCGIVGLPNVGKSTLFNALTETAAAQAANYPFCTIEPNVGEVAVPDSRLDKLSAIAKSAQIIPTRLTFVDIAGLVRGASKGEGLGNQFLANIREVDAIAHVVRCFEDSDITHVEGKIAPLADIETIETELMLADLDSLEKRVDNLTKKAKGNDKDAKEQLDLVNRTLVLLREGKPARLVERKAEEERAFGMLGLLSSKPVLYVCNVEEGSAATGNSFSKAVEEQAAKEGAVAVVISAKIESEIATISREERADFLETLGLEEAGLDRLIRAGYTLLDLITYFTVGPKEARAWTIYRGTKAPGAAGVIHTDFEKGFIRAETIAYEDYVALNGEAGARDAGKLRLEGKEYVVADGDVMHFRFNT; from the coding sequence ATGGGATTTAAATGCGGGATCGTCGGGTTGCCCAATGTCGGCAAGTCGACCTTGTTCAATGCGCTGACCGAGACGGCGGCGGCGCAGGCCGCGAACTATCCGTTCTGCACCATCGAGCCGAATGTCGGCGAAGTCGCCGTGCCCGATTCGCGGCTCGACAAGCTCTCGGCCATCGCCAAATCGGCGCAGATCATCCCGACCCGGCTGACCTTCGTCGACATCGCCGGCCTCGTGCGCGGCGCCTCCAAGGGTGAAGGCCTCGGCAACCAGTTCCTCGCCAACATCCGCGAGGTCGACGCCATCGCGCATGTCGTGCGCTGCTTCGAGGATTCCGACATCACGCATGTCGAGGGCAAGATTGCTCCGCTCGCCGACATCGAGACCATCGAGACCGAGCTGATGCTCGCCGACCTCGACAGCCTCGAGAAGCGCGTCGACAACCTCACGAAGAAGGCCAAGGGCAACGACAAGGACGCCAAGGAGCAGCTCGACCTCGTCAACCGCACGCTGGTGCTGCTGCGCGAGGGCAAGCCCGCCCGCCTCGTCGAGCGCAAGGCGGAGGAGGAGCGCGCCTTCGGGATGCTCGGCCTGCTGTCGTCCAAGCCCGTGCTCTACGTCTGCAACGTCGAGGAAGGCTCGGCCGCCACGGGCAATTCGTTCTCCAAGGCGGTGGAGGAGCAGGCGGCCAAGGAAGGCGCCGTTGCCGTCGTCATCTCCGCCAAGATCGAATCCGAGATCGCCACCATTTCGCGCGAGGAGCGCGCCGACTTCCTGGAGACGCTGGGGCTCGAAGAAGCCGGCCTCGATCGCCTGATCCGCGCCGGTTACACCCTGCTCGACCTCATCACCTATTTCACCGTGGGCCCGAAGGAAGCGCGCGCCTGGACCATCTATCGCGGCACCAAGGCCCCGGGCGCGGCCGGCGTGATCCACACCGACTTCGAAAAAGGCTTCATCCGCGCCGAGACGATTGCGTATGAGGACTACGTCGCGCTGAACGGCGAAGCCGGCGCCCGCGATGCCGGCAAGCTGCGTCTCGAAGGCAAGGAATACGTCGTCGCCGACGGCGACGTGATGCATTTTAGGTTTAATACGTAA
- a CDS encoding accessory factor UbiK family protein — protein MTQTSNRFFDEIGRLMNDAAGAAQGVKREFDTVMRTQAEKFLRDMDLVKREEFEAVKDMARLAREENEALKARITALEAKLGG, from the coding sequence ATGACCCAGACCAGTAACCGGTTTTTCGACGAGATCGGCCGCCTGATGAACGACGCCGCCGGTGCCGCCCAAGGCGTCAAGCGCGAGTTCGACACCGTGATGCGCACCCAGGCCGAGAAATTCCTGCGCGACATGGACCTGGTCAAGCGCGAGGAATTCGAGGCGGTCAAGGACATGGCCCGCCTCGCCCGCGAGGAGAACGAGGCCCTGAAGGCGCGGATTACAGCGCTGGAGGCGAAGCTGGGCGGGTAG
- a CDS encoding nuclear transport factor 2 family protein, whose translation MTVGSLNRQRVLHLLDSFARGDIEAALACCTDDVDFLTHAPIDVLPHMVPRHGKQELRELWQTVWSRYSEIRYKAPHILAEGDEVATYMHAYFKKRSNDRVVQFDMAVFYSFRGGLVAQIREIIDSYDLVQQVLEREIGPLIIGARADGG comes from the coding sequence ATGACGGTTGGATCGCTGAACAGGCAACGCGTGCTGCATCTGCTGGACAGTTTTGCGCGCGGCGATATCGAGGCCGCGCTGGCGTGCTGCACCGACGACGTCGACTTTCTCACCCACGCGCCGATCGACGTGCTGCCGCACATGGTGCCGCGTCACGGCAAGCAGGAGCTGCGCGAGCTGTGGCAGACGGTGTGGTCGCGCTATTCCGAAATCCGCTACAAGGCGCCGCACATCCTCGCCGAGGGCGACGAGGTCGCGACCTACATGCACGCCTACTTCAAGAAGCGCAGCAACGATCGCGTCGTGCAGTTCGACATGGCGGTGTTCTACAGCTTCCGCGGCGGACTGGTGGCGCAGATCCGCGAGATCATCGATTCCTACGATCTGGTGCAGCAGGTGCTGGAGCGGGAGATCGGGCCGCTGATCATAGGCGCGCGGGCCGACGGGGGATGA
- a CDS encoding dienelactone hydrolase family protein yields the protein MIDQQIAIPTKDGHTATFITHPERGGPFPVILFYMDAPAIREELRDMARRLATSGYYVMLPNLYYRSGVMELGALPADPNAPERKRMFKLMASLNIPMIMEDTRALLTYAEGQAAANTKIVGTVGYCMSGRYAVNAATHFADRVKAAASIYGTHLATDEDNSPHLAAGKTKAELYFACAETDIYAPAEVIAKVKQGMSGAKAEVEIYPGTHHGFAFPKRPVYDRDAAERHWERLLALYRRNLV from the coding sequence ATGATCGATCAGCAGATCGCGATTCCCACCAAGGACGGCCACACCGCAACCTTCATCACCCATCCCGAACGCGGCGGACCGTTTCCGGTCATCCTGTTCTACATGGATGCGCCGGCGATCCGCGAGGAGCTGCGCGACATGGCGCGCCGGCTCGCCACCTCGGGCTATTACGTGATGCTGCCGAACCTCTATTACCGCTCCGGCGTGATGGAGCTCGGCGCGCTGCCGGCCGATCCGAACGCGCCCGAGCGCAAGCGCATGTTCAAGCTCATGGCCTCGCTCAACATTCCGATGATCATGGAGGACACCAGGGCCCTGCTCACCTATGCCGAGGGCCAGGCGGCTGCAAATACGAAAATCGTCGGCACCGTCGGCTACTGCATGAGCGGCCGTTACGCCGTCAACGCGGCCACGCACTTTGCCGACCGCGTCAAGGCCGCCGCCTCGATCTACGGAACGCATCTGGCGACCGACGAAGACAACAGCCCGCATCTCGCCGCCGGCAAGACCAAGGCGGAGCTCTATTTCGCCTGCGCCGAGACCGACATCTACGCGCCCGCCGAGGTCATCGCGAAGGTCAAGCAGGGCATGAGCGGCGCGAAAGCCGAGGTCGAGATCTATCCCGGCACGCATCACGGCTTCGCCTTCCCCAAGCGTCCGGTCTACGACCGCGACGCCGCCGAGCGGCATTGGGAGCGGCTGCTGGCGCTCTATCGCCGCAATCTCGTTTAA
- a CDS encoding DUF4282 domain-containing protein has translation MFSFSDLFQWDRFITPTIIKTFYWLVIALICLFGLSGIFSGLATMAISPFGGFLVLLSSIASIVVGIVFSRIAAELILIVFRINEHLGAIRDQGGGTR, from the coding sequence ATGTTTTCATTCAGCGATCTGTTTCAATGGGACCGCTTCATCACGCCGACGATCATCAAGACCTTCTACTGGCTGGTGATCGCGCTGATCTGCCTGTTCGGCCTCTCCGGAATCTTCTCCGGTCTCGCGACGATGGCGATCAGCCCGTTCGGCGGCTTCCTGGTGCTGCTGTCGTCGATCGCGAGCATCGTCGTCGGCATCGTGTTCTCGCGCATCGCTGCGGAGCTGATCCTGATCGTCTTCCGCATCAACGAGCATCTCGGCGCGATAAGGGACCAGGGCGGCGGGACGCGGTGA
- the pth gene encoding aminoacyl-tRNA hydrolase yields the protein MRLFVGLGNPGAKYARNRHNIGFMAVDEIARRHGFSPWRRRFQGETSEGALGTERIILLKPTTYMNDSGRSVQEAASFFKIAPGDVTVFHDELELPPGKVRVKIGGGIAGHNGLRSISAHIGNDYRRVRLGIGHPGVKELVHGHVLSDFAKADNDWVATLCEAVAEHAALVAKGTDATFANRVHLAMQAKGFLTKDENGKE from the coding sequence ATGCGACTCTTTGTTGGGCTCGGCAATCCCGGCGCGAAATACGCACGTAACCGGCACAATATCGGCTTCATGGCCGTCGACGAGATCGCGCGGCGTCATGGTTTCTCGCCATGGCGCCGCAGGTTTCAGGGCGAGACCTCGGAAGGTGCGCTCGGCACTGAGCGCATCATCCTGCTCAAGCCGACCACCTACATGAATGACTCCGGCCGCAGCGTTCAGGAGGCGGCAAGCTTCTTCAAGATCGCGCCCGGCGACGTCACCGTGTTCCACGACGAGCTCGAACTGCCGCCGGGCAAGGTGCGGGTGAAGATCGGCGGCGGCATCGCCGGCCACAACGGCCTGCGCTCGATCTCCGCGCACATCGGCAACGACTATCGCCGGGTCCGGCTCGGCATCGGTCATCCCGGCGTCAAGGAACTGGTGCACGGCCACGTGCTGTCGGATTTCGCCAAGGCCGACAACGACTGGGTAGCGACGTTGTGCGAGGCGGTGGCCGAGCACGCGGCACTGGTTGCCAAGGGCACGGACGCGACCTTCGCCAACAGGGTGCATCTCGCCATGCAGGCGAAGGGCTTTTTGACCAAGGACGAGAACGGCAAGGAATAG
- a CDS encoding class I SAM-dependent methyltransferase gives MTEQPLLNEIRALIKSSGPMPVWRYMELCLMHPRYGYYVSRDPLGREGDFTTAPEVSQMFGELLGLWTASVWKQMGSPQFLRLIELGPGRGTMMADALRALRVLPPLYQALQVHMVEVNPVLRERQSATLAGVRNIAWHDSIDDVPEGPSIILANEYFDVLPIHQMVKRENGWHERVIEIDPNGKLQFGAAADPTPRFDVLLPPLVRAAPVGAVFEWRPDGEIMKLATRVRDQDGAALIIDYGHLRSDAGDTFQAIARHTFTDPLKAPGQADVTAHVDFQALARAAEDVGARVHGPVTQGDFLKRVGIETRAAALMQKATPDVATDISVALKRLTDTGRSGMGSMFKVLGISEPRLTGIAGLSDLERAGGAS, from the coding sequence GTGACCGAACAGCCGCTACTCAACGAGATCAGGGCGCTGATCAAATCCTCAGGGCCCATGCCGGTCTGGCGGTACATGGAACTGTGCCTGATGCATCCGCGCTATGGCTATTACGTCTCGCGCGATCCGCTCGGGCGCGAAGGCGACTTCACCACCGCGCCCGAGGTCAGCCAGATGTTCGGCGAGCTCCTGGGGCTGTGGACCGCCTCGGTGTGGAAGCAGATGGGCTCGCCGCAATTCCTGCGGCTGATCGAGCTCGGCCCCGGCCGCGGCACCATGATGGCGGATGCGCTGCGCGCGTTGCGCGTGCTGCCGCCGCTGTACCAGGCGCTTCAGGTCCACATGGTCGAGGTCAATCCCGTGCTGCGCGAGCGGCAGAGTGCGACGCTGGCGGGCGTGCGTAACATCGCCTGGCACGACAGCATCGACGACGTGCCGGAAGGCCCGAGCATCATCCTCGCCAACGAATATTTCGACGTGCTGCCGATCCACCAGATGGTGAAGCGCGAGAACGGCTGGCACGAGCGCGTGATCGAGATCGATCCCAACGGCAAGCTTCAATTCGGCGCCGCGGCCGACCCGACGCCGCGCTTCGATGTGCTGCTGCCGCCTCTGGTGCGCGCCGCTCCCGTCGGCGCCGTGTTCGAATGGCGGCCCGACGGCGAGATCATGAAGCTCGCCACGCGCGTGCGCGACCAGGACGGCGCGGCGCTGATCATCGACTACGGCCATCTGCGCAGCGATGCCGGCGACACCTTCCAGGCGATCGCGCGCCACACCTTCACCGATCCCCTGAAGGCGCCGGGCCAGGCCGACGTCACCGCCCACGTCGACTTCCAGGCGCTGGCGCGCGCGGCCGAGGATGTCGGCGCCCGTGTGCACGGCCCGGTGACGCAAGGCGATTTCCTCAAGCGCGTCGGCATCGAGACCCGCGCAGCCGCCCTGATGCAGAAGGCGACGCCTGACGTCGCCACCGACATTTCGGTGGCGCTCAAGCGCCTGACCGATACCGGGCGCAGCGGCATGGGCTCGATGTTCAAGGTGCTCGGCATCTCAGAACCGCGGCTGACCGGCATCGCCGGCCTCAGCGATCTCGAACGAGCCGGAGGCGCCTCATGA